A genomic region of uncultured Paludibaculum sp. contains the following coding sequences:
- a CDS encoding AraC family transcriptional regulator, which produces MPHVLSKSTPPPDETLQAGRPVTLCAGRWPGVEFFVKTQDISRLTTWTITDSRHTAIVHLDGPIHRLETELLGAGRAWEPPMPGEVWVVPGRARYASLAHGRTVRYAELFFDREHLARMTGASEALRPVRPLAGHYDRFLHSAVERLRQLTDRREDMARLAAECLSQTLYTHFFLQFAGDAAPARRRRPAPQLPEETMRRLSDYVEANLGQPMTLADLAFAAGMRPQPFLPAFRTSFGTTPAQFIIERRLRRARWLLRNTTLDITRIALDTGFSSHAHLTTAFRTRLGVPPKEFRAGLTLPE; this is translated from the coding sequence TCACCCTTTGCGCGGGCCGATGGCCAGGCGTCGAGTTCTTCGTCAAAACGCAGGACATCTCACGGCTGACCACCTGGACCATCACGGACAGCCGCCACACGGCGATCGTGCACCTGGATGGGCCCATTCATCGCTTGGAGACGGAACTGCTAGGGGCCGGCCGCGCCTGGGAACCCCCGATGCCCGGCGAGGTCTGGGTCGTGCCTGGGCGGGCCCGCTACGCCAGTCTCGCGCACGGGCGCACCGTCCGCTACGCGGAACTGTTCTTTGATCGCGAACATCTGGCCCGGATGACGGGCGCGTCCGAGGCGCTACGCCCGGTCCGGCCGCTGGCTGGTCACTATGACCGGTTCCTGCATAGTGCGGTGGAGCGCCTGCGGCAATTGACGGACCGCCGGGAAGACATGGCACGGCTCGCGGCCGAATGCCTCAGCCAGACCCTCTACACGCACTTCTTCCTGCAGTTCGCCGGCGACGCGGCGCCCGCGCGGCGTCGCCGGCCCGCACCGCAACTGCCGGAGGAGACCATGCGCCGGCTCAGTGACTACGTGGAAGCGAACCTGGGCCAGCCGATGACGCTAGCGGATCTGGCGTTCGCGGCCGGCATGCGGCCGCAGCCGTTTCTGCCGGCCTTCCGGACGTCCTTTGGGACGACGCCCGCCCAGTTCATCATCGAAAGGCGTTTGCGCCGGGCCCGCTGGCTCCTGCGAAACACAACCCTCGACATCACGAGGATCGCCCTGGACACCGGCTTCTCCAGCCACGCCCACCTCACCACCGCATTCCGTACGCGTCTGGGCGTCCCGCCCAAGGAGTTCCGGGCCGGATTGACGCTGCCGGAGTGA